The following are from one region of the Desulfofundulus luciae genome:
- the cas7b gene encoding type I-B CRISPR-associated protein Cas7/Csh2, producing the protein MSEVIQQNSEILFLYDAKMCNPNGDPDDENRPRMDTDRERCLVSDVRLKRYIRDYLEEMNHTIYVTKSEGLTEAAGRLKQVLGHEPTGADLPVLLTKLVDVRLFGATMPIKGDRRGAGEAVNLTGPVQFTWGYSLNKVQLVDSVTISSQFSARATARQGTFGKDYRLYYALIGFHGVISARRAAAMLARAGGDGNAATSEADVALLDEAMLKAIPLLATRSKIGQYPRLYARFVFTDAETFMGDPREDLQLNPANGLRAVQDFTLELKGLAGRLDRVRERLDRVYIWQDADLRTVVDGQEVSMAGWLGDILGPDRVKTLGRT; encoded by the coding sequence GTGAGTGAAGTTATTCAACAAAACAGTGAGATTCTGTTCTTATACGACGCCAAAATGTGCAACCCCAACGGCGATCCAGACGATGAGAACCGCCCGCGCATGGATACCGACCGGGAGCGCTGCCTGGTATCCGATGTCCGGCTTAAACGCTATATCCGGGACTATCTGGAGGAGATGAACCATACCATTTACGTCACCAAGTCGGAAGGCCTGACGGAAGCCGCCGGCCGCTTAAAGCAGGTGCTGGGGCATGAACCCACCGGTGCCGACCTGCCCGTTCTGCTGACCAAACTGGTGGATGTGCGTCTCTTTGGCGCCACCATGCCCATAAAGGGTGACCGGCGGGGGGCGGGGGAGGCCGTCAACCTCACCGGCCCGGTGCAGTTTACCTGGGGATACTCCTTGAACAAGGTGCAACTGGTGGATTCGGTGACCATATCCTCGCAATTTTCCGCCCGCGCAACGGCGCGGCAGGGGACCTTTGGCAAGGACTACCGGCTGTATTACGCTCTCATTGGTTTCCACGGGGTAATCAGCGCCCGGCGGGCGGCGGCCATGCTGGCCCGGGCCGGGGGAGACGGGAATGCGGCCACGAGCGAGGCCGATGTGGCCCTCCTGGATGAAGCCATGCTGAAAGCCATTCCCCTGCTGGCCACCCGCTCCAAGATTGGCCAGTACCCGCGCCTGTATGCTCGCTTTGTTTTTACCGATGCCGAAACCTTTATGGGCGATCCCCGGGAAGACCTTCAGTTGAATCCGGCGAACGGCCTCAGGGCCGTGCAGGATTTCACCCTGGAATTAAAGGGTCTGGCCGGGCGCCTGGACAGGGTGCGTGAGCGCCTGGACCGGGTATACATCTGGCAGGACGCCGACCTGCGTACGGTGGTGGACGGGCAGGAGGTCAGCATGGCCGGATGGCTGGGCGATATACTGGGTCCCGATAGAGTGAAAACCCTGGGAAGGACTTGA
- a CDS encoding TIGR02556 family CRISPR-associated protein: protein MLESVSLVGRTLARGREDTEGAIGDLIKQPPAKPPRVEKIYLVKLDFQINENGPRLGVDMEEIDSSVLYRYRWVGNRKGSRPQLYLTTDNLDYLVGQALPNLRAAMEEMGRQDTRLYQGLLQITEHFFQKLPDGSPVLDPEKPGLAGEDFLAIAWEGTTGKPRERARDVIGKVADQVKKFALAGLGIKSSEAALWTVLFNGEPLATDPAYAAVVVRSREGAVAEGGQKSLRGICSVCGGENRPVTYDLSQLVFLKYYINDKKGFASGVSDEGFKKTFLVCSACFRSLLLAEEYIRQHLGLRIGQQIKFLVLPAFLIEPDMGREDLEAWAGRLRARVGTLSSAAVWLEKIAGRGGLETELAYFLEEQPQDNLALLNFLFYQYQENQSEFRVLGLVKDVAPGRISHLLRHSYRLAVNGEVLLGADHRSWWLDLTRVYRLIPISEGRRGAEHKKLLYIYEALLGEQPVNYHFLIRQFVALAAIFQTGRFAGTNILPPQAGYEELEMGRRILQANLLLKFLREENLLEGGWPLASIPELEGLNGAMQDYLREMDYNGPATALFLLGYLMNQVGREQAEAGYKQKPVLEKLNYAGMLWSKVLRLSNMVFDQLRQYDILRYNEGLFAIMKKLFDAHREQWPFSPEENVFYILSGYAYATRAAMKAKVERENNADNRGGTDQ, encoded by the coding sequence CTGTTAGAATCTGTATCCCTGGTGGGAAGAACCCTGGCCCGGGGCAGGGAGGACACGGAAGGAGCTATCGGCGACTTGATTAAGCAGCCGCCGGCGAAACCGCCCCGGGTGGAAAAGATTTACCTGGTTAAGTTGGACTTTCAGATTAACGAAAACGGCCCGCGCCTGGGCGTGGATATGGAGGAGATCGATTCGTCCGTGCTGTACCGCTACCGCTGGGTTGGCAATAGAAAGGGCAGCCGGCCCCAGTTGTACCTGACCACGGATAATCTGGATTATCTGGTGGGACAGGCATTGCCCAACCTGCGGGCGGCCATGGAAGAAATGGGCCGGCAGGATACCCGCCTTTATCAGGGGCTGCTCCAGATTACGGAACATTTCTTTCAAAAACTGCCCGACGGCAGCCCGGTGCTGGACCCAGAGAAACCCGGCCTTGCCGGGGAGGATTTTCTGGCCATTGCCTGGGAGGGAACGACGGGCAAGCCCCGGGAAAGGGCACGGGATGTAATCGGGAAGGTGGCGGACCAGGTCAAAAAGTTTGCGCTGGCCGGGCTGGGTATTAAATCCTCCGAAGCGGCCCTCTGGACGGTCCTTTTTAATGGGGAGCCCCTGGCTACGGATCCCGCCTATGCGGCAGTGGTGGTCCGGAGCAGGGAGGGTGCCGTGGCCGAGGGCGGTCAGAAGAGCCTGCGGGGAATATGTTCCGTCTGTGGCGGGGAGAACCGGCCGGTGACCTATGACCTTTCGCAGCTAGTTTTCCTGAAATATTACATCAATGACAAAAAAGGTTTTGCCTCGGGAGTGAGCGATGAGGGTTTCAAGAAAACTTTCCTGGTCTGCTCCGCTTGCTTCCGGTCCCTGCTCCTGGCCGAAGAGTACATCCGCCAGCATCTGGGCCTGCGCATCGGGCAGCAGATCAAGTTCCTGGTCCTGCCCGCCTTTCTTATTGAACCGGACATGGGCCGGGAAGATCTGGAGGCATGGGCGGGAAGACTGCGGGCGCGGGTGGGCACCCTGTCCAGTGCGGCGGTCTGGCTGGAGAAGATTGCCGGCAGGGGCGGGCTGGAAACCGAACTGGCGTATTTCCTGGAGGAACAGCCCCAGGACAACCTGGCGCTGCTGAACTTTCTTTTCTACCAGTACCAGGAGAACCAGAGCGAGTTCCGGGTGCTGGGGCTGGTGAAGGATGTGGCCCCCGGCCGGATATCTCACCTTTTACGTCACAGTTACCGGCTGGCGGTAAATGGGGAGGTCCTTTTAGGGGCTGACCACCGGTCGTGGTGGCTGGACCTGACCCGCGTCTATCGTTTGATACCCATCAGCGAAGGCCGGCGGGGAGCCGAGCATAAAAAGCTTCTCTACATATACGAAGCCTTGCTCGGGGAACAACCGGTTAATTATCATTTTCTCATCCGGCAGTTCGTGGCCCTGGCCGCCATTTTTCAGACCGGCCGCTTTGCCGGTACCAACATCCTGCCACCCCAGGCGGGATACGAGGAACTGGAGATGGGGCGGCGGATATTGCAGGCCAATTTACTGCTAAAGTTTTTGCGGGAAGAAAATCTTTTGGAGGGAGGATGGCCTTTGGCTAGCATTCCGGAACTGGAGGGCCTGAACGGGGCCATGCAGGATTACCTGCGGGAAATGGATTACAACGGGCCGGCCACCGCCCTGTTCCTGCTGGGTTACCTGATGAACCAGGTGGGCCGGGAACAGGCCGAAGCCGGGTACAAACAAAAACCTGTGCTGGAGAAGTTAAATTACGCGGGCATGCTCTGGTCAAAGGTGTTGCGGCTGTCCAATATGGTTTTCGACCAGCTGCGCCAGTACGACATCCTGCGTTACAACGAAGGACTCTTTGCCATTATGAAAAAGTTGTTTGACGCCCACCGGGAACAATGGCCTTTTTCACCGGAGGAAAACGTGTTTTATATCTTATCCGGCTATGCCTATGCCACCCGGGCGGCCATGAAGGCCAAAGTCGAACGGGAAAATAACGCAGATAATAGGGGGGGAACCGATCAGTGA
- the cas6 gene encoding CRISPR-associated endoribonuclease Cas6 — translation MQLTIYFHAPGPVAIPVHYGTLLQGLIYHQMQNPVLRTYLHEQGFVLEKRRFKLFTFSRLMGRAVRYDRDSGRLIYTPPLKLVICSPIPFILQELGTGFLRQGQVRLGDVRLEVKEMSAASPRVQTQPVRVRMLSPVVVYSTMESQDGRSYTYYYAPFEPRFTELVGANLVKKHLLIHGRPAPLDGFSILPAALEERDLKITRYKDIIIKGWMGDYLLQGDPHLLQVALDAGLGAKNSQGYGCCMLLDG, via the coding sequence ATGCAGCTGACCATCTATTTCCATGCCCCCGGCCCGGTGGCCATTCCGGTGCACTACGGCACCCTGCTCCAGGGGCTCATCTATCACCAGATGCAAAACCCGGTTTTGCGCACCTACCTGCATGAGCAGGGCTTTGTCCTGGAAAAGCGCCGCTTCAAGCTTTTTACCTTTTCCCGGCTGATGGGCCGGGCAGTGAGGTATGACCGGGATAGCGGGCGTTTGATTTATACGCCGCCGCTCAAGCTGGTCATCTGTTCACCCATTCCTTTTATCCTGCAGGAGTTGGGCACCGGTTTTTTGCGGCAAGGTCAGGTCCGCCTGGGTGATGTCCGGCTGGAAGTGAAGGAAATGTCCGCCGCCAGCCCCCGGGTACAAACACAACCGGTACGGGTGCGGATGCTTTCTCCGGTGGTGGTTTACAGCACCATGGAGTCGCAGGACGGGCGCTCCTACACCTATTACTACGCACCTTTTGAACCCCGCTTTACCGAACTGGTAGGCGCCAACCTGGTCAAAAAGCATTTGCTCATTCATGGGCGTCCGGCCCCCCTGGATGGCTTCAGCATCCTGCCGGCGGCCCTGGAGGAGAGGGATCTGAAAATCACCCGCTACAAAGATATCATTATTAAGGGCTGGATGGGCGACTACCTGTTGCAGGGGGATCCGCATCTTCTCCAGGTGGCCCTGGATGCCGGCCTGGGAGCGAAAAACTCCCAGGGTTACGGCTGCTGTATGCTCCTGGATGGGTAA
- the cas5 gene encoding CRISPR-associated protein Cas5, whose amino-acid sequence MLIFDLLGPMAHFRKYYTNSSSLTYGFPPRTVLMGVVAAVLGYERDSYYEELDRGRFSVVIKVPGRRLIQTVNYVRTKKEDLTELRRLGRARGTQIPLEFLLPARGNHNLCFRIFFTHPDTGLVEEAVYRLRENRSYYPLYLGLTECIARGEYVLLAGRGDYQVVPPGSQVSLNSVLNAALLQEVLLAKNKGACRLIREKAPHSFGSGRTLRPPVSIIYEDRGQPFTARLHVPAYRFLFPNGEEETVAFLEG is encoded by the coding sequence GTGCTGATTTTCGACCTGCTGGGGCCCATGGCCCACTTCCGCAAGTACTATACCAACTCCTCCTCCCTGACCTACGGTTTCCCGCCGCGCACCGTATTGATGGGTGTGGTGGCCGCTGTCCTGGGATATGAGCGGGATTCGTACTATGAGGAACTGGACCGGGGGCGGTTTTCGGTGGTGATCAAGGTGCCGGGGCGCCGCCTGATCCAGACCGTGAACTACGTGCGGACCAAAAAGGAAGACCTGACCGAATTAAGGCGCTTGGGGCGGGCCCGGGGAACCCAGATACCCCTGGAGTTTTTGTTGCCGGCCCGCGGAAACCACAATTTATGCTTCCGTATTTTTTTCACCCACCCCGATACCGGCCTGGTGGAGGAGGCCGTCTACCGGTTGAGGGAAAACCGGTCTTACTACCCCCTTTACCTGGGGTTGACCGAGTGCATTGCCCGGGGGGAGTATGTGCTGCTGGCCGGCCGGGGTGATTACCAGGTCGTTCCGCCGGGGAGCCAGGTTAGCCTGAACTCCGTTTTGAATGCCGCCCTGCTGCAGGAAGTGCTGCTGGCAAAAAACAAAGGTGCCTGCCGGCTGATCCGGGAAAAGGCGCCCCACAGCTTCGGTTCGGGGCGCACCCTGCGTCCACCGGTGTCCATTATTTACGAAGACCGGGGCCAACCTTTTACGGCCCGTTTGCATGTGCCGGCCTACCGCTTCCTTTTTCCCAATGGAGAGGAAGAAACGGTGGCTTTTCTGGAGGGGTAG
- a CDS encoding putative CRISPR-associated protein: MPNLIVSTVGTSLLTNYVNRQKDQDLSLIFRDTANAVEKELASHQRDMIDEIIKKVDAELRNATHEELPRLSAELRGLLGYYGRDFYSRNTGMDHHVLVATDTYQGRESARLLEEHLKRLGINSVEILVPPGLSTRDCRSFTAGVNEVVRWCEQTLAGYRQHRYHIVFNLVGGFKSLQGYMNTLGMFYADEIIYIFEAPSADLIRIPRLPVVLDEIPVLQEKAVLFALMENGYFAQEEEVKGIPEIYLDFDGEGSYTLSTWGLLMWERHKQKILGRDHLLTFPALAYERSFEKDFMDITDKARRADIQTTLAKVSLLFREQGLAGLRKDSGLLYETYKGRPGNIGHFRLNQDWRVSCLPEGNILRLRHVGSHDYVNDNP; this comes from the coding sequence ATGCCTAACCTGATTGTTTCTACAGTGGGTACCAGCCTGTTAACTAATTATGTCAACAGGCAAAAAGACCAGGATTTAAGCCTGATCTTCAGAGACACGGCCAATGCTGTAGAAAAAGAGCTCGCATCCCACCAGAGGGATATGATCGATGAAATTATTAAGAAGGTGGATGCCGAGCTGCGGAATGCTACCCATGAGGAATTGCCACGGTTGAGTGCCGAGTTGAGAGGGCTCCTGGGTTATTACGGCCGCGATTTTTACTCCCGAAACACCGGTATGGATCACCATGTCCTTGTGGCCACCGATACCTATCAGGGCCGCGAATCAGCCCGTTTACTTGAGGAGCATTTAAAAAGGCTGGGAATTAATTCAGTTGAGATTCTGGTACCACCGGGACTAAGCACCAGGGACTGCAGAAGTTTTACCGCCGGGGTAAATGAGGTTGTCAGGTGGTGCGAGCAGACTCTGGCCGGTTACCGGCAGCACCGTTATCATATTGTTTTTAACCTGGTGGGCGGTTTTAAAAGCTTGCAGGGGTATATGAATACCCTGGGCATGTTTTACGCCGATGAAATAATTTATATTTTCGAAGCGCCATCGGCGGATCTCATTCGCATTCCCCGCCTGCCGGTGGTTCTGGACGAAATACCGGTTTTACAGGAAAAAGCGGTTCTTTTCGCCCTTATGGAGAACGGTTACTTTGCGCAGGAGGAAGAGGTAAAAGGTATCCCGGAGATTTATCTGGACTTCGACGGAGAGGGAAGCTATACCCTGAGTACCTGGGGACTGTTGATGTGGGAACGGCATAAGCAAAAGATTCTGGGCCGCGATCATCTATTAACGTTCCCGGCCCTGGCTTATGAGCGAAGCTTCGAGAAAGATTTCATGGACATCACGGACAAAGCCAGGAGGGCGGATATCCAGACAACCCTGGCTAAAGTGTCCCTGCTTTTTCGCGAGCAGGGCCTTGCGGGTTTGCGTAAGGATAGTGGTCTGCTTTACGAAACTTATAAGGGCAGGCCGGGAAATATTGGACATTTCCGTCTTAACCAGGACTGGCGGGTCTCCTGCCTTCCTGAAGGCAATATCCTGCGTTTGCGCCATGTGGGTTCACATGATTATGTTAATGACAATCCATAA